In the Pseudomonas sp. DTU_2021_1001937_2_SI_NGA_ILE_001 genome, one interval contains:
- a CDS encoding AraC family transcriptional regulator — protein MNAEHIRLWRDSDLSDGMELLRAVCCSHRYPAHSHDEFVIAAFEGGAQRHSIEKHTGVAIPGTVMIIQPGQVHTGEAAKDVGQWAYRAFYPQPQVLEAVAADVFDAPATGLDLGRAALHDNPLLARQLTLAHGVIETSPDPLERQSAMLEAFAALIRRYGQCARGRTLREAPAADVRRAQDLIQSCFDERLSISQVASAVGLSEYHFMRSFRRQTGMTVHAYITQVRLQAAKDRLAKGMSAAQTAISVGFFDQSHFTNRFRASFGVTPGRFAEACR, from the coding sequence ATGAACGCCGAACACATCCGGCTATGGCGCGACAGCGATCTGAGCGACGGCATGGAATTGCTGCGTGCGGTGTGCTGCTCACATCGCTACCCGGCCCACTCCCACGACGAATTCGTCATCGCCGCCTTCGAAGGCGGTGCCCAGCGGCATAGCATCGAGAAGCACACGGGCGTCGCGATACCCGGCACGGTCATGATCATCCAGCCCGGCCAAGTGCATACCGGCGAGGCGGCCAAGGACGTCGGGCAATGGGCCTACCGGGCCTTCTACCCGCAGCCGCAGGTCCTCGAAGCGGTCGCGGCGGACGTCTTCGACGCCCCGGCAACAGGGCTGGACCTCGGTCGTGCGGCCCTGCACGACAATCCGCTGCTGGCGCGCCAGCTGACCCTGGCCCACGGCGTCATCGAGACCTCCCCCGACCCGCTGGAACGTCAGAGCGCGATGCTCGAAGCATTCGCGGCGCTGATCCGCCGCTACGGCCAGTGCGCCCGCGGTCGCACGCTGCGCGAAGCCCCGGCGGCGGACGTGCGCCGCGCGCAAGACCTGATCCAGTCCTGTTTCGACGAGCGTTTGTCGATCTCACAGGTGGCCAGTGCGGTGGGACTCAGCGAGTATCATTTCATGCGCTCGTTCCGCCGCCAGACCGGCATGACGGTGCACGCCTACATCACCCAGGTACGTCTGCAGGCGGCCAAGGACCGTCTCGCCAAAGGCATGAGCGCCGCACAAACAGCCATCAGCGTGGGCTTTTTCGACCAGAGCCATTTCACCAACCGCTTCCGGGCCAGCTTTGGCGTGACGCCCGGGCGCTTCGCAGAGGCCTGCCGCTAG
- a CDS encoding response regulator encodes MLKPILLVEDNPRDLELTLVALERSQLANEVIVLRDGADALDYLLRRNAFTERDDGNPAVLLLDLKLPKVDGLEVLKVVRDTPELRSIPTVMLTSSREEPDLLRAYELGVNAYVVKPVEFKEFVAAISDLGVFWAVLNEPPPGSLRLNRRRNS; translated from the coding sequence ATGCTCAAACCCATTCTGTTGGTCGAAGACAACCCCAGGGACCTGGAGTTGACCCTCGTCGCGCTGGAGCGCAGCCAGTTGGCCAACGAAGTCATCGTCCTGCGTGACGGTGCCGACGCCCTGGACTACCTGCTGCGTCGCAATGCTTTCACCGAGCGTGACGACGGCAACCCGGCAGTCCTGCTGCTGGACCTCAAGCTGCCCAAGGTCGACGGCCTGGAAGTGCTCAAGGTGGTCCGCGACACCCCCGAGCTGCGCAGCATCCCGACGGTGATGCTGACCTCCTCGCGCGAAGAGCCCGACCTGCTGCGCGCCTACGAGCTGGGGGTCAATGCCTACGTGGTCAAACCCGTGGAGTTCAAGGAGTTCGTCGCGGCAATTTCCGACCTCGGCGTATTCTGGGCCGTGCTGAATGAACCTCCGCCCGGCTCCCTGCGTCTGAATCGGCGTCGTAATTCCTGA
- a CDS encoding peroxiredoxin yields MTLPDSQQALRDRLIGQPLPSTTLPATDGQTVDLSRERGLCVVFIYPRSGNPHLPAPAEMASVPGAKGCTPQACGFRDHFQDFAALGVAGLFGLSSQDTAYQQELVERIQLPYPLLSDPTCQLGEALGLPLYQAGPIRVYGRAALVIDNGRVAQLFSDIPDPANNAGQVLDWLRQARC; encoded by the coding sequence ATGACCCTGCCAGACTCCCAGCAAGCCCTGCGTGACCGGCTGATCGGCCAGCCACTGCCGAGCACCACCCTGCCCGCCACCGATGGCCAAACGGTAGACCTCAGCCGCGAGCGCGGCCTGTGCGTGGTGTTCATCTACCCGCGCAGCGGCAACCCGCACCTGCCGGCCCCGGCCGAGATGGCCAGCGTACCGGGTGCCAAGGGCTGCACGCCGCAGGCCTGCGGCTTTCGCGACCACTTCCAGGACTTCGCCGCGCTGGGCGTAGCAGGCCTGTTCGGCCTGTCCTCACAAGACACCGCCTACCAGCAGGAGCTGGTCGAGCGCATTCAGCTGCCCTACCCGCTGCTTTCCGACCCGACCTGCCAACTGGGCGAAGCCCTGGGCCTGCCGCTTTACCAGGCCGGGCCGATACGCGTCTACGGCCGCGCCGCGCTGGTGATTGACAACGGCCGGGTGGCCCAGCTGTTCAGCGACATTCCCGACCCGGCCAACAACGCCGGGCAGGTGCTGGACTGGCTGCGTCAGGCGCGCTGCTGA
- a CDS encoding serine O-acetyltransferase, with amino-acid sequence MQSDKHLAFVYNGNSVREQLARLVAIALQLSELELVETDRQAIYSAVIDRAEEDLLAARKRDPASRFKPLECHLSVHSAFFAVLCYRVGHVLIGAAEAPTAHVIAAMRLGFVARSLTGIDIHPEARLGRRFVIDHGYGTVIGQTVEVGDDAYLLNGIVLGGRRIGDAPNGKRHPTLGHRVQIAANSKILGPVNIGDDVIIGSDVTITEDIDAQQHVFIKRERPAIQRRSLALAARGKCEQC; translated from the coding sequence ATGCAGTCAGATAAACACCTTGCGTTCGTCTATAACGGAAATTCCGTCAGGGAGCAACTCGCCAGACTGGTCGCCATTGCCTTGCAATTGAGCGAACTCGAGCTGGTAGAAACGGACCGGCAAGCGATTTATTCAGCTGTCATCGACCGCGCCGAGGAGGATCTGCTGGCCGCCCGCAAGCGCGATCCCGCCTCACGTTTCAAACCGCTGGAGTGCCACCTGTCGGTGCATTCGGCGTTTTTCGCGGTGCTTTGCTATCGGGTGGGCCATGTGCTGATCGGTGCTGCAGAGGCGCCCACGGCGCATGTGATTGCCGCCATGCGCCTCGGGTTCGTGGCCCGCAGCCTGACCGGCATCGACATCCATCCCGAGGCGCGGCTGGGCCGGCGCTTCGTGATCGACCACGGCTATGGCACGGTGATCGGCCAGACCGTAGAGGTCGGTGACGATGCCTACCTGCTCAACGGCATCGTCCTGGGTGGACGCCGGATCGGTGATGCGCCGAACGGCAAGCGCCATCCAACCCTGGGCCATCGGGTGCAGATCGCGGCCAATTCGAAGATCCTCGGCCCGGTGAACATTGGCGATGACGTGATCATCGGTTCCGATGTGACCATCACCGAAGATATCGACGCGCAACAACATGTATTCATCAAGCGTGAGCGGCCGGCGATTCAGCGTCGGTCGCTGGCGCTCGCTGCCCGAGGGAAGTGTGAGCAATGCTGA
- a CDS encoding AzlC family ABC transporter permease codes for MTATHTAAIRRSAFIDGAIACGPTILGYWSIGFAAGAIGAISGFSPGEVTLLAMLLYAGSAQFLFYSMWIGGAGSLAIVLAVLLVNIRYLLMSSYLARYFNGLSRWQKFVSGMLLTDETFGVAAQQAARQEKIPFWWMFGLNGAAYLNWIVANVLGAVFARSIPEVFAHRLGFSLTAMFIGLIVLTWSASRHRKLEIVAMLISAAVILASLGFIDVNLSLLLATAVAATVCAALLRVFPAEGRA; via the coding sequence ATGACAGCCACCCATACCGCCGCCATCAGGCGTTCGGCCTTCATCGACGGGGCGATTGCCTGCGGCCCTACCATTCTCGGCTATTGGAGCATCGGCTTTGCCGCTGGCGCCATTGGTGCCATCTCCGGCTTCAGCCCAGGCGAGGTGACCCTGCTGGCGATGCTGCTCTATGCCGGCTCGGCACAGTTTCTCTTCTATTCCATGTGGATCGGCGGTGCGGGCAGCCTGGCCATTGTCCTGGCGGTGCTGCTGGTCAATATCCGCTACCTGCTGATGAGTTCTTACCTGGCGCGCTATTTCAACGGCCTGAGCCGTTGGCAGAAGTTCGTCAGCGGCATGCTGCTCACCGATGAAACCTTCGGCGTGGCAGCCCAGCAGGCGGCCCGCCAGGAGAAGATTCCGTTCTGGTGGATGTTCGGCCTCAACGGCGCGGCCTACCTCAACTGGATCGTCGCCAACGTGCTGGGCGCCGTTTTCGCCCGTTCGATCCCCGAAGTCTTTGCGCACCGTTTGGGGTTCAGCCTGACGGCGATGTTCATCGGCCTGATCGTGCTGACCTGGTCGGCCAGCCGGCACCGCAAGCTGGAGATCGTGGCGATGCTGATTTCCGCTGCGGTGATCCTGGCCAGTCTGGGCTTCATTGACGTCAACCTCTCGCTGCTGCTGGCCACCGCAGTGGCTGCGACCGTCTGCGCCGCGTTGCTGCGTGTGTTTCCTGCGGAGGGCAGGGCATGA
- a CDS encoding class I SAM-dependent methyltransferase, with the protein MQASSVKARTAFEQFEYDGWEKVASAYHAAWGHTTSPFIEPMLEKAGLFPGAQVLDVATGPGYGAGLAAAAGASVVAVDFSEAMLEHARQLHPQIDFQFGDVHALPFEHESFDAVFSNFGVQHFSDPQRAFAEVARVLRANGTWAFTLWAPDSLNKAGDVLNKALDEHAQVASPVPPGPAYHELDNFSSLVRLLEQAGFDKGSVTRKLVQHTWLMRDPAELFNSERVGSVRSGARLREQPAAVQARIGQAMTESIRLDYRHGDGFGLPMAAYVVSATRRA; encoded by the coding sequence ATGCAAGCTAGTTCTGTCAAAGCCCGCACTGCGTTCGAGCAGTTCGAATACGACGGTTGGGAGAAGGTCGCCAGCGCCTACCATGCCGCCTGGGGGCATACCACCAGCCCGTTCATCGAGCCGATGCTGGAAAAGGCCGGCCTGTTCCCCGGCGCCCAGGTGCTGGATGTCGCCACCGGGCCAGGCTATGGCGCCGGTCTGGCGGCGGCGGCTGGCGCCAGCGTGGTCGCGGTCGACTTCAGTGAAGCCATGCTCGAGCATGCCCGCCAGCTGCATCCGCAGATCGATTTTCAGTTCGGCGATGTGCACGCCTTGCCCTTCGAGCACGAGAGCTTCGATGCAGTGTTCTCGAACTTCGGCGTGCAGCACTTTTCCGATCCGCAGCGCGCCTTTGCCGAGGTGGCGCGGGTGTTGCGGGCCAACGGCACCTGGGCCTTCACCCTGTGGGCGCCCGACTCGCTCAACAAGGCCGGTGATGTGCTTAACAAGGCGCTGGACGAGCATGCCCAAGTGGCCTCGCCGGTTCCTCCAGGGCCGGCCTATCACGAACTGGACAACTTCTCCTCGCTGGTGCGGCTGCTGGAGCAGGCCGGTTTCGACAAGGGCTCGGTGACCCGCAAGCTGGTCCAGCACACCTGGCTGATGCGCGACCCGGCCGAGCTGTTCAATTCCGAGCGGGTCGGCTCGGTGCGCTCCGGAGCGCGCCTGCGCGAGCAGCCAGCGGCGGTCCAGGCACGCATCGGCCAGGCCATGACCGAGTCGATCCGTCTCGATTATCGCCACGGTGACGGCTTCGGCCTGCCGATGGCCGCTTATGTGGTGTCGGCGACACGACGCGCCTGA
- a CDS encoding ATP-binding protein, with protein MPTANPALDQAIELCSQEPIQIPGSIQPHGFLLVLDESSLTILQASENAQSWLGVPAQELLGGDFSHWVDQDFDLRDHLGYLPDAEIFPFHIGNVQLRHGPQAGQLMTLLVHRHDQVLIAECEPAQRETDKGRNDFYPLVRAFVSGIQQLHSIEELLQRSVQQIKQVTGFGRVKAYRFDSEGNGLVLAEEADAGYPSYLGLCFPASDIPRQARELYRINRIRLIQNANYQPSPLVPTLNPLTGKPLDMSFAALRSVSPVHLQYMRNMGTLASMSLSIVVDGRLWGLISCHHDQPRPVDFQTRTACELLGSVLSLQIESLESHATTRRLLDLRKRIVQMLSSMADHDSVSNGLLDLPEVLLEFADANGAAIISAERCDLLGATPPESMVNALVHWLSLRGEETVFHSDNVRRDIEDLPELSKHVAGVLAVAISQIHSHYLVWFRSEQTRTVNWAGRPEKDIGPQGSLNPRHSFERWHEEVRGFSAPWNPLIIEGVGELRTAVLGIVLRKAEEMAQLTGELQRSNKELEAFSYSVSHDLRAPLRHIAGYTELLTEIESSALTERGQRFLRHIEDAARFAGTLVDNLLNFSQMGRSALRLSDVDLNALVGTIRNDLWPDYSEREIVWEVATLPKVIADPAFLNLALNNLIANALKYTRGRQPARIEIGARQDESETVVWIRDNGVGFDMAYASKLFGVFQRLHRMEDFEGTGIGLASVKRIIERHDGRVWAEGQIDQGATFYFALPQHPLHS; from the coding sequence TTGCCGACCGCGAACCCCGCCCTCGACCAAGCCATCGAGCTGTGCAGCCAGGAACCCATCCAGATTCCCGGCAGCATTCAGCCGCATGGCTTCCTGCTGGTGCTGGACGAGTCGAGCCTGACCATCCTGCAAGCCAGTGAGAATGCGCAGAGCTGGCTGGGCGTGCCCGCGCAGGAACTGCTGGGCGGCGACTTCAGCCACTGGGTGGACCAGGACTTCGACCTGCGTGATCACCTGGGCTATCTGCCCGACGCCGAGATCTTCCCGTTCCATATCGGTAACGTCCAGTTGCGCCATGGCCCGCAGGCGGGTCAGCTGATGACCCTGCTGGTACACCGTCATGACCAGGTACTGATCGCCGAATGCGAACCGGCGCAACGCGAGACAGACAAGGGTCGTAACGACTTCTACCCGCTGGTGCGCGCTTTCGTCAGCGGTATCCAGCAGCTGCACAGTATCGAAGAGCTGCTGCAGCGCTCGGTGCAGCAGATCAAGCAAGTCACCGGTTTCGGCCGGGTCAAGGCCTACCGTTTCGACAGCGAAGGCAACGGCCTGGTGCTCGCCGAAGAAGCCGACGCCGGTTACCCCAGCTACCTCGGCCTGTGCTTTCCAGCCTCGGACATCCCGCGCCAGGCCCGCGAGCTGTACCGTATCAACCGCATTCGCCTGATCCAGAACGCCAACTACCAGCCTTCGCCGCTGGTGCCGACGCTCAACCCGCTGACCGGCAAACCGCTGGACATGAGCTTCGCCGCACTGCGCAGCGTGTCGCCGGTGCACCTGCAGTACATGCGCAACATGGGCACCCTGGCGTCGATGTCGCTGTCCATCGTGGTCGATGGCCGCTTGTGGGGGCTGATTTCCTGCCACCACGACCAGCCGCGCCCGGTGGATTTCCAGACCCGTACCGCCTGCGAACTGCTCGGTAGCGTGCTGTCGCTGCAGATCGAGTCGCTCGAATCGCACGCCACGACCCGCAGGCTGCTCGACCTGCGCAAGCGCATCGTGCAGATGCTCTCGTCGATGGCCGACCACGACAGCGTCAGCAACGGCCTGCTGGATCTGCCCGAGGTCTTGCTGGAGTTCGCCGATGCCAATGGCGCGGCGATCATTTCCGCCGAACGCTGCGACCTGCTGGGCGCCACCCCTCCGGAATCGATGGTCAATGCCCTGGTGCACTGGTTGAGCCTGCGCGGCGAGGAAACGGTGTTTCACAGTGACAACGTACGCCGCGACATCGAGGACCTGCCCGAGCTGTCGAAACACGTGGCAGGCGTACTGGCCGTGGCGATTTCGCAGATCCACTCGCATTATCTGGTGTGGTTCCGCAGCGAGCAGACCCGTACGGTCAACTGGGCCGGTCGCCCGGAGAAAGACATCGGGCCGCAGGGCAGCCTTAACCCGCGCCACAGTTTCGAGCGCTGGCACGAGGAAGTGCGCGGCTTTTCGGCGCCCTGGAACCCGCTGATCATCGAAGGCGTGGGTGAGCTGCGTACCGCCGTGCTGGGCATCGTGTTGCGCAAGGCCGAGGAAATGGCCCAGCTGACTGGCGAACTGCAACGTTCCAACAAGGAGCTTGAGGCATTTTCGTACAGCGTCTCCCACGACCTGCGCGCGCCATTGCGGCATATCGCCGGCTACACCGAACTGCTCACCGAAATCGAAAGCAGCGCGCTGACCGAACGCGGCCAGCGCTTTCTGCGACATATCGAGGACGCCGCGCGCTTCGCTGGCACCCTGGTGGACAACCTGCTCAACTTCTCGCAGATGGGCCGCTCGGCGCTGCGCCTTTCGGACGTCGACCTCAATGCGCTGGTCGGCACCATCCGCAATGACCTGTGGCCCGACTACAGCGAGCGTGAGATCGTCTGGGAAGTCGCTACACTGCCCAAAGTGATCGCCGATCCGGCGTTCCTCAACCTGGCCCTCAACAACCTGATCGCCAACGCCCTCAAGTACACCCGCGGTCGCCAGCCGGCGCGCATCGAGATCGGTGCACGCCAGGACGAGAGTGAAACCGTGGTGTGGATCCGCGACAACGGCGTGGGCTTCGACATGGCCTACGCCAGCAAGCTGTTCGGCGTGTTCCAGCGCCTGCATCGCATGGAGGACTTCGAAGGCACCGGCATCGGGCTGGCCAGCGTCAAACGCATCATCGAACGTCATGACGGGCGGGTCTGGGCCGAAGGCCAGATCGATCAAGGCGCGACGTTCTATTTCGCCCTCCCACAACACCCTTTGCACAGCTGA
- a CDS encoding response regulator, which yields MFSKPMKLLMVEDSSMDAELTLMRLERSGLLIQAHQVFDHLGVERALQEQHFDLILCDCVLPGSSGTDVLLTAQRLAPDTPFIFLSGIYGEEHAVEMIRLGATDYVLKKNLSLLPKAVRRALTEVQERQRRRRAEEALAEVEARARIAIDAAGMGSWDFHPLDGQLLWDDRSKALFGLPADAVLTLERFYDGIHPDDLPMVREAVERAMSPEGNGHYRIEFRCINAEEPRWLLSSGQARFIDGQCVRFSGVLQDIHQQRQATLALKQLNEMLGERIERRTRERDRAWELSRDLLGVFNKDLTPVALNPAWEQALGFSRQVMTHISLLELLPADDRLAFNAELETLARNGGSVRITGRIRHANGQQRWLSWVVVPEDTLLYVVARDITSEREATQNLAEANTRLLDQIAERERIEAALQQMQRLEAVGQLTAGVAHDFNNLLTVILTGASFLERELDRHDLEKARKRLKHIREAGERGAKLTSQLLAFSRRQRLEPVPLNLNDTLGGLEELLRRTLGGSILVRLDLHPQLWQALTDPTQTEMIILNLAINARDAMPTGGLLILRTHNTRIRHAPQRPEDPEPGDYVMLSIRDTGCGMSQDVLAKVFEPFFTTKDIGKGSGLGLAQVFGFAKQSGGGVRIDTEPGRGTEVSVYLPAVRQASPVEDPKPQAHAQPDSGHDRCILVVDDEDLIRDMIGEMLQMQGYQVRKANSGEQALALLDDQVDLLLTDFAMPGFNGAQLAQAARERQAQLPVVFLTGYAELQGLELPGSVVLQKPVDPDSLFQALGQMLGLAQVSTV from the coding sequence ATGTTTTCCAAGCCCATGAAACTGCTGATGGTCGAAGACAGTTCGATGGATGCCGAACTGACTCTGATGCGCCTGGAGCGCAGCGGCCTGCTGATCCAGGCGCATCAGGTGTTCGATCATCTCGGCGTCGAACGTGCGCTGCAGGAGCAGCACTTCGACCTGATCCTGTGCGATTGCGTACTGCCCGGCTCCTCCGGCACCGACGTGTTACTCACCGCCCAGCGCCTGGCGCCGGACACGCCGTTCATCTTCCTGTCAGGTATCTACGGCGAAGAGCATGCGGTGGAAATGATCCGCCTGGGCGCCACCGACTACGTGCTGAAGAAGAACCTCTCGCTGCTGCCCAAAGCGGTGCGCCGGGCCCTGACCGAAGTGCAGGAGCGCCAGCGCCGCCGCCGCGCCGAAGAGGCCTTGGCCGAAGTCGAGGCGCGGGCACGCATCGCCATCGACGCCGCCGGCATGGGCAGCTGGGACTTCCACCCGTTGGACGGCCAACTGCTGTGGGACGACCGCTCCAAGGCGCTGTTCGGCCTGCCGGCGGACGCCGTGCTGACCCTTGAGCGCTTCTACGACGGCATCCACCCTGACGACCTGCCGATGGTCCGTGAAGCCGTGGAGCGCGCCATGTCGCCCGAGGGCAATGGCCACTACCGGATCGAGTTCCGCTGCATCAATGCTGAAGAGCCGCGCTGGCTGCTCAGCAGCGGCCAGGCACGTTTCATCGATGGCCAGTGCGTGCGCTTCTCCGGCGTCCTGCAGGACATCCACCAGCAGCGCCAGGCCACCCTGGCCCTCAAACAGCTGAACGAAATGCTCGGTGAACGCATCGAGCGACGCACCCGGGAGCGCGACCGCGCCTGGGAGCTGTCGCGCGATCTGCTGGGGGTGTTCAACAAGGACCTCACCCCGGTGGCCCTCAACCCGGCCTGGGAACAGGCCCTGGGTTTCAGCCGCCAGGTCATGACGCACATCTCGCTGCTGGAGCTGCTGCCGGCGGACGACCGCCTGGCCTTCAATGCCGAGCTGGAAACCCTGGCGCGCAACGGCGGCAGTGTGCGCATCACCGGACGCATCCGCCACGCCAACGGCCAGCAGCGCTGGTTGTCCTGGGTGGTGGTGCCGGAAGACACCCTGCTCTACGTGGTGGCGCGGGACATCACCAGTGAGCGCGAGGCCACGCAGAACCTCGCCGAAGCCAATACCCGGCTGCTCGACCAGATTGCCGAGCGCGAACGCATCGAGGCCGCGCTGCAGCAGATGCAGCGCCTCGAAGCGGTCGGCCAGCTCACCGCCGGCGTGGCCCACGACTTCAACAACCTGTTGACGGTGATCCTCACCGGCGCCAGTTTTCTGGAACGCGAACTGGACCGCCATGACCTGGAAAAGGCCCGCAAGCGCCTCAAGCACATCCGCGAGGCTGGCGAGCGCGGTGCCAAGCTGACCTCGCAGTTGCTGGCCTTCTCGCGACGTCAGCGCCTGGAGCCGGTGCCGCTGAACCTCAACGACACCCTGGGCGGCCTGGAAGAACTGCTGCGCCGCACCCTGGGCGGCAGCATTCTGGTGCGCCTCGACCTGCATCCGCAGCTCTGGCAGGCACTGACCGACCCCACCCAGACCGAGATGATCATTCTCAACCTGGCGATCAACGCCCGGGATGCGATGCCCACCGGCGGTCTGCTGATCCTGCGCACCCACAACACACGCATCCGTCACGCCCCGCAGCGCCCGGAAGACCCGGAACCGGGCGACTACGTGATGCTGTCGATCCGCGACACCGGCTGTGGCATGAGCCAGGACGTGCTGGCCAAGGTCTTCGAGCCCTTCTTCACCACCAAGGACATCGGCAAGGGTTCTGGCCTGGGCCTGGCCCAGGTGTTCGGGTTCGCCAAACAGTCCGGCGGCGGAGTGCGCATCGACACCGAGCCGGGACGCGGCACGGAAGTCAGCGTCTACCTGCCGGCGGTGCGCCAGGCCTCGCCGGTCGAAGATCCGAAGCCCCAGGCCCACGCGCAGCCCGACAGCGGGCACGACCGCTGCATCCTGGTGGTCGACGACGAAGACCTGATCCGCGACATGATCGGCGAGATGCTGCAGATGCAGGGCTACCAGGTGCGCAAGGCCAACAGCGGTGAACAGGCCCTGGCCCTGCTCGATGACCAGGTCGACCTGCTGCTCACCGACTTCGCCATGCCGGGCTTCAACGGCGCCCAGCTGGCCCAGGCGGCCCGCGAGCGCCAAGCGCAGCTGCCGGTGGTGTTCCTTACCGGCTATGCCGAGCTGCAGGGCCTGGAACTGCCGGGCAGCGTGGTGCTGCAGAAGCCGGTCGATCCGGACAGCCTGTTCCAGGCCCTGGGCCAGATGCTTGGCCTGGCGCAGGTGTCCACGGTCTAA
- a CDS encoding AzlD domain-containing protein: MIADPFLLTVIACAALTIAVRALPIVFLAGVSLPRFALDWLGFVPCAIMVAIVVLELAGHADKPGGLLPALLASLVATALALVSRSLFATVLGGVGFYLAWFLIG; the protein is encoded by the coding sequence ATGATCGCTGACCCCTTTTTGCTGACAGTGATTGCCTGTGCGGCACTGACCATCGCCGTGCGCGCCTTGCCCATTGTGTTCCTGGCCGGCGTGTCGCTGCCGCGCTTCGCCCTCGACTGGCTGGGCTTCGTGCCCTGCGCGATCATGGTCGCCATCGTGGTCCTTGAACTGGCTGGGCATGCCGACAAGCCGGGTGGCCTGCTGCCGGCGCTGCTGGCGAGTCTGGTCGCGACGGCGTTGGCCCTGGTCAGCCGTAGTCTGTTCGCCACTGTATTAGGTGGGGTGGGTTTCTACCTGGCGTGGTTTCTGATCGGCTGA
- a CDS encoding RidA family protein codes for MANHDIDFLPDPDPESISSDVAGFGGLLVSTQIPTRADGSLELGDIVEQSECTLQALKTALEKAGSGMDRVLHLTIYLTDMADRAAFNEVYQRFFSKPWPVRAAVGVAALAVPGMRVEVTAMAARV; via the coding sequence ATGGCCAATCACGATATCGATTTCCTCCCCGATCCGGACCCCGAGTCCATCTCTTCCGACGTCGCCGGTTTTGGCGGCCTGCTGGTGTCCACGCAGATCCCCACCCGTGCCGATGGCAGCCTGGAGCTGGGTGACATCGTCGAGCAGAGCGAATGCACCCTGCAGGCGCTGAAAACGGCTCTGGAGAAGGCCGGCAGCGGCATGGACCGCGTGCTGCACCTGACCATCTATCTCACCGACATGGCCGACCGTGCGGCGTTCAACGAGGTCTATCAGCGTTTCTTCAGCAAACCCTGGCCGGTTCGCGCTGCCGTTGGCGTGGCGGCCCTGGCGGTGCCGGGCATGCGCGTGGAAGTGACGGCAATGGCCGCCCGCGTCTGA
- a CDS encoding PLP-dependent cysteine synthase family protein — protein MLTDLQNRRTPLIRAGNVYAKLEMFNRAGSHKARAAEAVVRQAIAAGHLQPGGRRRILEKSGGNFGIGLAFEARKFDIGVDLVVGLSFSRVKMALCEEYGARLVGRDMLLAGAQPREVIETLLREQPDDYFYTDQFSNPANLAAHFDGTGPELLAQLLPLGALDRPVMLIVAAGTGASAAGISRRLKAALPDVTVVLNEPQQCCYVEGVFGDHAQKGTAVGVRPPFLDLAMVDHIEKVSDAEAREGQRLFAAATGLYPGPSSGANYFLAQRWADAYPDYLVVTLIYDAGEGYLEALPEQEIRHAS, from the coding sequence ATGCTGACGGACTTGCAGAACCGCAGGACGCCGCTCATTCGAGCGGGGAACGTCTATGCCAAGCTGGAAATGTTCAACCGTGCCGGTAGCCACAAGGCCCGCGCCGCCGAGGCGGTGGTGCGCCAGGCCATTGCGGCGGGGCACCTGCAGCCCGGCGGGCGGCGCCGCATCCTGGAAAAGAGCGGTGGCAACTTTGGCATAGGCCTGGCTTTCGAGGCGCGAAAGTTCGATATCGGTGTCGACCTGGTCGTGGGCCTGTCGTTCTCGCGGGTCAAGATGGCCCTGTGCGAGGAATACGGTGCGCGTCTGGTCGGGCGGGACATGCTGCTGGCCGGCGCACAGCCGCGCGAAGTGATCGAGACCTTGCTGCGCGAGCAGCCGGATGACTACTTCTATACCGACCAGTTTTCCAACCCGGCCAATCTGGCCGCGCACTTCGACGGTACCGGCCCGGAACTGCTGGCCCAGCTGCTGCCGCTGGGAGCCCTGGACCGCCCGGTGATGCTCATCGTCGCCGCCGGAACCGGGGCCAGCGCCGCCGGTATTTCGCGGCGCCTAAAGGCCGCCTTGCCGGACGTGACGGTGGTGCTCAACGAGCCGCAGCAATGCTGCTATGTCGAAGGGGTGTTCGGTGACCATGCGCAGAAGGGCACGGCGGTCGGCGTGCGCCCGCCGTTTCTCGATCTGGCCATGGTCGACCATATCGAAAAAGTCAGTGATGCCGAGGCACGCGAAGGCCAGCGCCTGTTCGCGGCGGCCACCGGCCTGTATCCGGGCCCCTCGTCGGGCGCCAACTATTTCCTGGCGCAGCGCTGGGCTGACGCCTACCCCGATTATCTGGTTGTGACCCTCATCTACGACGCCGGCGAAGGCTATCTGGAAGCCTTGCCCGAGCAGGAGATTCGCCATGCAAGCTAG